One region of Drosophila kikkawai strain 14028-0561.14 chromosome 2R, DkikHiC1v2, whole genome shotgun sequence genomic DNA includes:
- the Hmg-2 gene encoding high mobility group protein 20A: protein MTEPSTETTDKVAEAAHASTPIASKSLDAARLDECDEEKPSPAKTPKKTKGQKANVESELKKLAQRRINVAGAPKMPLNGYVRFMNDRREELRREQPHRTALEHTKIIGEEWHQLPEERKVPYMEAAAKDKAVYQEQLQLFLKEHPEIVARELAKAKKATKTEGSPKEKTPKSGGNGDTSLGKGKKAKAKPIAAKRQSEEDPDDVPLAQVKRMPTPPPPPPPISTVPAPSPAQPVSSHMMTPIPAPLRPLQPGEIPIYTNEFIEHNRSTENELRTLRKAKTDLEQQNAVLEQHVDNTKAGYAKVMGEVAVLMAENTRLESYVKGLRQKLVSALGAIQLPPQESAGPPSVDNIDRYVRHLAGLAAQPTANASLAKAREALRKVDAASLLVKP, encoded by the exons ATGACGGAACCATCAACGGAGACCACAGATAAGGTGGCGGAAGCTGCACACGCCTCAACGCCAATCGCCTCCAAATCCCTTGATGCGGCCAGGCTAGATGAATGTGACGAGGAAAAACCCTCACCAGCCAAGACACCAAAAAAGACCAAGGGCCAAAAGGCCAACGTGGAGAGCGAGCTGAAGAAGCTTGCACAGCGCCGCATTAATGTGGCCGGTGCTCCTAAGATGCCACTTAATGGCTACGTCCGTTTCATGAACGACAGACGCGAAGAGTTGCGACGCGAACAGCCCCATCGCACGGCTCTAGAGCACACCAAAATCATTGGCGAGGAGTGGCACCAGCTGCCAGAGGAGCGCAAGGTTCCCTACATGGAAGCCGCCGCCAAGGACAAGGCCGT ATATCAGGAGCAGCTGCAACTTTTTCTCAAAGAACACCCCGAGATCGTGGCCAGGGAACTGGCGAAGGCCAAGAAGGCTACCAAAACAGAGGGTTCTCCGAAGGAGAAGACTCCAAAGAGCGGCGGCAACGGCGACACCAGTCTCGGCAAGGGAAAGAAGGCCAAGGCGAAGCCAATAGCAGCGAAGAGGCAGAGCGAGGAAGACCCGGACGATGTTCCATTGGCTCAAGTGAAGCGAATGCCGACAcctccgccgccaccgccgccgatAAGTACAGTACCAGCACCTTCGCCGGCCCAGCCCGTTTCCAGCCACATGATGACACCAATACCCGCACCGCTTCGACCCCTTCAGCCAGGCGAAATCCCCATTTACACCAACGAGTTCATCGAGCACAATCGCAGCACGGAGAACGAGTTGAGGACGCTGCGCAAGGCCAAGACGGATCTGGAGCAGCAAAACGCTGTGCTAGAGCAGCATGTCGACAACACTAAGGCCGGCTACGCCAAGGTCATGGGCGAGGTGGCCGTTTTGATGGCTGAGAACACGCGCCTTGAGAGCTATGTGAAAGGACTGCGTCAGAAATTGGTGTCTGCCCTCGGGGCAATCCAACTGCCTCCACAGGAGTCTGCTGGTCCCCCCAGTGTGGACAACATTGACAGATACGTACGGCACTTGGCTGGCCTCGCAGCCCAGCCGACGGCCAACGCTTCGCTGGCGAAAGCCCGGGAAGCCCTGCGAAAAGTAGACGCCGCCAGCCTCCTAGTCAAGCCCTAA
- the LOC108078313 gene encoding macoilin-2 isoform X3: protein MKRRNADCGKLRRPMKRNKITEGMYGSTTVLYMKFLILWAIVMVADFMFMFRFEYLWPFWLLLRSVHDSFKYKGLAFSVLFVCIAITSDLVCLFFIPVHWLLFVASTYVWVQYVWHTDKGICLPTIILWMLFVYLEVGIRWKDSRHMPHLDLCRPFAAHCIGYPVVTLGFGFKSYVGYRMRQRKQREVAKDNEFYMQLLQQALPAEEATEEATGAGAPTPPSTVVVANGSATTPALVASATAASAAANGILATATQAQNHHEHHHSGGAGASSSSSNSNHHHHHHHSNSSGSSSHNNNNGSAGGKDSSSNDSATVASSPTSSAAGAASATSNGHAGGSRNHRRSMDKDNKHRNNKGDAAADNEHNNGSRHGGKNSSNNYSQADGGAATATTSATSTNSKDKDKEKSDWDSSGSNYPQQQQGGKENKHDKKAGHATVPNGSANHIEADETGSAEPAAPAEKAPKGRRNRGKKDNNAAKDNHSHQHQLAQQQQKDKDKENTANNNNDASSVSSSASSTSSNNAIAHIASKVVSKICETCLKLEADVKKYRAEISHMKQIENELRQKLDANLTSKSSLQAKQKECDELEKRIQELNNARHSDMLNLQTVERRLNEERRQKQSLDAQLANEKKARKVAEEKAARPECSAQCKQRRQQMDEEQKRLRGELKQTEEAKQLAVEHGRKYEQEYRMLEAKLRSRESSQTESEMLLNAIAAMQDKNATLEKNLSAETRVKLDLFSALGAAKRQIEISDNHRRSKEEEVIDLKAKIAQLLAVMPDNLCMNTGPHGPASSILRMNDTPPLQSGPGPSSPMLSLSAAAQEYQQHQQQQHQQHQQHQQHQQQQHQQQQQHQQQQHQQQQQHQQQQQHHIAVSQQRLDPNASVYTPKTGNMMVVSPVGMNPNGTDA from the exons ATGAAGCGACGCAACGCGGACTGTGGCAAGCTGCGACGGCCGATGAAGCGCAACAAAATCACAGAGGGCATGTACGGCAG CACAACTGTCCTGTACATGAAGTTTTTGATACTTTGGGCCATTGTAATGGTTGCCGATTTCATGTTCATGTTCCGCTTTGAGTACTTGTGGCCATTCTGGCTACTCCTTCGCTCCGTGCACGATTCCTTCAAGTACAAGGGCCTG GCATTTTCCGTGCTGTTCGTGTGCATAGCGATAACGTCGGATCTGGTCTGTTTGTTCTTCATACCCGTTCACTGGCTGCTCTTCGTGGCCAGCACCTATGTCTGGGTGCAGTACGTCTGGCATACAG ATAAGGGCATCTGTCTGCCGACCATAATACTCTGGATGTTGTTTGTCTATCTTGAGGTTGGCATACGATGGAAGGACAGTCGCCACATGCCGCACTTGGATCTCTGCCGGCCGTTCGCAGCGCATTG CATTGGCTATCCGGTTGTAACGCTCGGATTTGGCTTCAAAAGCTATGTGGGCTACCGTATGCGTCAGCGCAAGCAGCGAGAGGTGGCCAAGGACAACGAGTTTTACATGCAGTTATTGCAGCAGGCGCTGCCCGCCGAAGAGGCCACTGAGGAGGCGACAGGAGCGGGAGCGCCAACGCCACCCAGCACCGTCGTGGTGGCCAACGGTTCGGCCACAACGCCGGCTTTGGTCGCATCCGCAACCGCAGCATCTGCGGCGGCGAACGGCATTCTGGCCACTGCCACGCAAGCACAAAACCATCATGAGCATCATCACAGCGGCGGCGCCggcgccagcagcagctcgaGCAATagtaatcatcatcatcaccaccaTCATAGTaacagcagtggcagcagcagccacaacaataacaatggcAGCGCAGGAGGAAAGGACAGCAGTTCGAATGACAGCGCAACGGTCGCATCGTCACCGACGTCTTCCGCTGCAGGGGCAGCGTCAG CCACCTCCAATGGTCACGCCGGTGGTTCAAGGAACCATCGACGCAGCATGGACAAGGATAACAAGCATCGCAACAACAAGGGCGACGCCGCTGCTGATAATGAGCACAACAATGGGTCGCGGCATGGGGGTAAAAATAGCAGCAACAACTATTCCCAGGCCGATGGTGGCGCTGCCACAGCAACCACAAGCGCCACATCAACTAATAGTAAGGATAAGGATAAGGAGAAGTCAGACTGGGATAGTAGTGGCAGCAACTAtccacaacagcagcagggcGGGAAGGAAAACAAGCACG ATAAAAAGGCGGGCCATGCGACGGTACCCAATGGAAGTGCTAATCATATAGAGGCCGACGAGACGGGCAGTGCGGAGCCAGCAGCTCCGGCTGAAAAGGCGCCCAAAG GGCGACGCAATCGCGGCAAAAAGGATAACAACGCAGCAAAGGACAATCACAGCCATCAGCATCAGCTGGctcaacagcagcaaaaggATAAGGACAAGGAAAAcacagccaacaacaacaacgatgCCAGCTCGGTATCCTCATCGGCCAGTTCCACCTCGAGCAACAACGCCATCGCGCACATTGCCAGCAAGGTTGTATCCAAGATCTGTGAAACTTGCCTCAAATTGGAGGCCGATGTGAAGAAGTATCGCGCCGAAATCAGCCATATGAAGCAAATCGAAAACGAGCTGCGCCAGAAGCTGGACGCCAATCTGACCAGCAAGTCATCGCTGCAGGCCAAACAGAAGGAGTGCGACGAGCTGGAGAAACGGATCCAGGAGCTGAACAATGCGCGACACTCGGACATGTTGAACCTGCAGACGGTGGAGAGGCGACTAAACGAAGAGCGCCGGCAGAAGCAATCCCTCGATGCTCAACTGGCCAACGAGAAGAAGGCGCGCAAGGTGGCCGAGGAGAAGGCAGCACGTCCCGAGTGCAGTGCCCAATGCAAGCAAAGGCGCCAGCAGATGGACGAGGAACAGAAGCGGCTGCGTGGCGAGCTGAAGCAGACTGAGGAGGCCAAACAGTTGGCTGTGGAACACGGACGGAAATATGAACAAGAG TATCGCATGCTGGAGGCGAAGCTTCGAAGCCGTGAATCGTCGCAGACCGAATCCGAGATGCTGCTGAATGCCATTGCCGCCATGCAGGACAAGAATGCAACGCTCGAGAAGAATCTATCCGCAGAGACGAGAGTCAAGCTGGACTTGTTCTCGGCTCTGGGCGCTGCCAAGCGCCAGATCGAAATATCTGACA ACCATCGTCGCTCCAAAGAGGAGGAGGTCATTGATCTCAAGGCCAAGATTGCCCAACTGCTGGCCGTGATGCCGGACAATTTGTGCATGAACACTGGCCCACATGGACCGGCCAGTAGCATTCTGCGCATGAATGACACGCCACCACTGCAGTCGGGTCCCGGACCGTCCTCGCCCATGCTCAGCCTGAGCGCTGCCGCCCAGGAGtatcagcagcatcagcagcaacagcatcaacaacatcagcagcaccagcagcatcagcaacagcagcatcagcaacagcagcagcatcagcaacaacagcatcagcaacagcagcagcatcaacagcagcagcagcatcatatTGCCGTCTCCCAGCAGCGCCTGGATCCCAATGCCAGTGTCTACACGCCCAAGACTGGCAATATGATGGTGGTGTCGCCGGTGGGCATGAACCCAAACGGAACGGATGCCTGA
- the LOC108078313 gene encoding macoilin-2 isoform X2 yields the protein MKRRNADCGKLRRPMKRNKITEGMYGSTTVLYMKFLILWAIVMVADFMFMFRFEYLWPFWLLLRSVHDSFKYKGLAFSVLFVCIAITSDLVCLFFIPVHWLLFVASTYVWVQYVWHTDKGICLPTIILWMLFVYLEVGIRWKDSRHMPHLDLCRPFAAHCIGYPVVTLGFGFKSYVGYRMRQRKQREVAKDNEFYMQLLQQALPAEEATEEATGAGAPTPPSTVVVANGSATTPALVASATAASAAANGILATATQAQNHHEHHHSGGAGASSSSSNSNHHHHHHHSNSSGSSSHNNNNGSAGGKDSSSNDSATVASSPTSSAAGAASGASAAASTGYVTASSAGKQSLSSSAASSAASAATTATSNGHAGGSRNHRRSMDKDNKHRNNKGDAAADNEHNNGSRHGGKNSSNNYSQADGGAATATTSATSTNSKDKDKEKSDWDSSGSNYPQQQQGGKENKHDKKAGHATVPNGSANHIEADETGSAEPAAPAEKAPKGRRNRGKKDNNAAKDNHSHQHQLAQQQQKDKDKENTANNNNDASSVSSSASSTSSNNAIAHIASKVVSKICETCLKLEADVKKYRAEISHMKQIENELRQKLDANLTSKSSLQAKQKECDELEKRIQELNNARHSDMLNLQTVERRLNEERRQKQSLDAQLANEKKARKVAEEKAARPECSAQCKQRRQQMDEEQKRLRGELKQTEEAKQLAVEHGRKYEQEYRMLEAKLRSRESSQTESEMLLNAIAAMQDKNATLEKNLSAETRVKLDLFSALGAAKRQIEISDNHRRSKEEEVIDLKAKIAQLLAVMPDNLCMNTGPHGPASSILRMNDTPPLQSGPGPSSPMLSLSAAAQEYQQHQQQQHQQHQQHQQHQQQQHQQQQQHQQQQHQQQQQHQQQQQHHIAVSQQRLDPNASVYTPKTGNMMVVSPVGMNPNGTDA from the exons ATGAAGCGACGCAACGCGGACTGTGGCAAGCTGCGACGGCCGATGAAGCGCAACAAAATCACAGAGGGCATGTACGGCAG CACAACTGTCCTGTACATGAAGTTTTTGATACTTTGGGCCATTGTAATGGTTGCCGATTTCATGTTCATGTTCCGCTTTGAGTACTTGTGGCCATTCTGGCTACTCCTTCGCTCCGTGCACGATTCCTTCAAGTACAAGGGCCTG GCATTTTCCGTGCTGTTCGTGTGCATAGCGATAACGTCGGATCTGGTCTGTTTGTTCTTCATACCCGTTCACTGGCTGCTCTTCGTGGCCAGCACCTATGTCTGGGTGCAGTACGTCTGGCATACAG ATAAGGGCATCTGTCTGCCGACCATAATACTCTGGATGTTGTTTGTCTATCTTGAGGTTGGCATACGATGGAAGGACAGTCGCCACATGCCGCACTTGGATCTCTGCCGGCCGTTCGCAGCGCATTG CATTGGCTATCCGGTTGTAACGCTCGGATTTGGCTTCAAAAGCTATGTGGGCTACCGTATGCGTCAGCGCAAGCAGCGAGAGGTGGCCAAGGACAACGAGTTTTACATGCAGTTATTGCAGCAGGCGCTGCCCGCCGAAGAGGCCACTGAGGAGGCGACAGGAGCGGGAGCGCCAACGCCACCCAGCACCGTCGTGGTGGCCAACGGTTCGGCCACAACGCCGGCTTTGGTCGCATCCGCAACCGCAGCATCTGCGGCGGCGAACGGCATTCTGGCCACTGCCACGCAAGCACAAAACCATCATGAGCATCATCACAGCGGCGGCGCCggcgccagcagcagctcgaGCAATagtaatcatcatcatcaccaccaTCATAGTaacagcagtggcagcagcagccacaacaataacaatggcAGCGCAGGAGGAAAGGACAGCAGTTCGAATGACAGCGCAACGGTCGCATCGTCACCGACGTCTTCCGCTGCAGGGGCAGCGTCAGGTGCGTCAGCGGCTGCGTCCACGGGCTATGTCACGGCGTCGTCAGCGGGAAAGCAGTCCTTGTCGTCGTCGGCGGCATCGTCAGCAGCCAGCGCGGCCACAACAG CCACCTCCAATGGTCACGCCGGTGGTTCAAGGAACCATCGACGCAGCATGGACAAGGATAACAAGCATCGCAACAACAAGGGCGACGCCGCTGCTGATAATGAGCACAACAATGGGTCGCGGCATGGGGGTAAAAATAGCAGCAACAACTATTCCCAGGCCGATGGTGGCGCTGCCACAGCAACCACAAGCGCCACATCAACTAATAGTAAGGATAAGGATAAGGAGAAGTCAGACTGGGATAGTAGTGGCAGCAACTAtccacaacagcagcagggcGGGAAGGAAAACAAGCACG ATAAAAAGGCGGGCCATGCGACGGTACCCAATGGAAGTGCTAATCATATAGAGGCCGACGAGACGGGCAGTGCGGAGCCAGCAGCTCCGGCTGAAAAGGCGCCCAAAG GGCGACGCAATCGCGGCAAAAAGGATAACAACGCAGCAAAGGACAATCACAGCCATCAGCATCAGCTGGctcaacagcagcaaaaggATAAGGACAAGGAAAAcacagccaacaacaacaacgatgCCAGCTCGGTATCCTCATCGGCCAGTTCCACCTCGAGCAACAACGCCATCGCGCACATTGCCAGCAAGGTTGTATCCAAGATCTGTGAAACTTGCCTCAAATTGGAGGCCGATGTGAAGAAGTATCGCGCCGAAATCAGCCATATGAAGCAAATCGAAAACGAGCTGCGCCAGAAGCTGGACGCCAATCTGACCAGCAAGTCATCGCTGCAGGCCAAACAGAAGGAGTGCGACGAGCTGGAGAAACGGATCCAGGAGCTGAACAATGCGCGACACTCGGACATGTTGAACCTGCAGACGGTGGAGAGGCGACTAAACGAAGAGCGCCGGCAGAAGCAATCCCTCGATGCTCAACTGGCCAACGAGAAGAAGGCGCGCAAGGTGGCCGAGGAGAAGGCAGCACGTCCCGAGTGCAGTGCCCAATGCAAGCAAAGGCGCCAGCAGATGGACGAGGAACAGAAGCGGCTGCGTGGCGAGCTGAAGCAGACTGAGGAGGCCAAACAGTTGGCTGTGGAACACGGACGGAAATATGAACAAGAG TATCGCATGCTGGAGGCGAAGCTTCGAAGCCGTGAATCGTCGCAGACCGAATCCGAGATGCTGCTGAATGCCATTGCCGCCATGCAGGACAAGAATGCAACGCTCGAGAAGAATCTATCCGCAGAGACGAGAGTCAAGCTGGACTTGTTCTCGGCTCTGGGCGCTGCCAAGCGCCAGATCGAAATATCTGACA ACCATCGTCGCTCCAAAGAGGAGGAGGTCATTGATCTCAAGGCCAAGATTGCCCAACTGCTGGCCGTGATGCCGGACAATTTGTGCATGAACACTGGCCCACATGGACCGGCCAGTAGCATTCTGCGCATGAATGACACGCCACCACTGCAGTCGGGTCCCGGACCGTCCTCGCCCATGCTCAGCCTGAGCGCTGCCGCCCAGGAGtatcagcagcatcagcagcaacagcatcaacaacatcagcagcaccagcagcatcagcaacagcagcatcagcaacagcagcagcatcagcaacaacagcatcagcaacagcagcagcatcaacagcagcagcagcatcatatTGCCGTCTCCCAGCAGCGCCTGGATCCCAATGCCAGTGTCTACACGCCCAAGACTGGCAATATGATGGTGGTGTCGCCGGTGGGCATGAACCCAAACGGAACGGATGCCTGA
- the LOC108078313 gene encoding macoilin-2 isoform X1, which produces MKRRNADCGKLRRPMKRNKITEGMYGSTTVLYMKFLILWAIVMVADFMFMFRFEYLWPFWLLLRSVHDSFKYKGLAFSVLFVCIAITSDLVCLFFIPVHWLLFVASTYVWVQYVWHTDKGICLPTIILWMLFVYLEVGIRWKDSRHMPHLDLCRPFAAHCIGYPVVTLGFGFKSYVGYRMRQRKQREVAKDNEFYMQLLQQALPAEEATEEATGAGAPTPPSTVVVANGSATTPALVASATAASAAANGILATATQAQNHHEHHHSGGAGASSSSSNSNHHHHHHHSNSSGSSSHNNNNGSAGGKDSSSNDSATVASSPTSSAAGAASGASAAASTGYVTASSAGKQSLSSSAASSAASAATTGAAITTCSTSVSALSAAMTANLATQQHYQQQQQSGAAAFPSSSASYSSSASSSSDGVDADGCCGATSNGHAGGSRNHRRSMDKDNKHRNNKGDAAADNEHNNGSRHGGKNSSNNYSQADGGAATATTSATSTNSKDKDKEKSDWDSSGSNYPQQQQGGKENKHDKKAGHATVPNGSANHIEADETGSAEPAAPAEKAPKGRRNRGKKDNNAAKDNHSHQHQLAQQQQKDKDKENTANNNNDASSVSSSASSTSSNNAIAHIASKVVSKICETCLKLEADVKKYRAEISHMKQIENELRQKLDANLTSKSSLQAKQKECDELEKRIQELNNARHSDMLNLQTVERRLNEERRQKQSLDAQLANEKKARKVAEEKAARPECSAQCKQRRQQMDEEQKRLRGELKQTEEAKQLAVEHGRKYEQEYRMLEAKLRSRESSQTESEMLLNAIAAMQDKNATLEKNLSAETRVKLDLFSALGAAKRQIEISDNHRRSKEEEVIDLKAKIAQLLAVMPDNLCMNTGPHGPASSILRMNDTPPLQSGPGPSSPMLSLSAAAQEYQQHQQQQHQQHQQHQQHQQQQHQQQQQHQQQQHQQQQQHQQQQQHHIAVSQQRLDPNASVYTPKTGNMMVVSPVGMNPNGTDA; this is translated from the exons ATGAAGCGACGCAACGCGGACTGTGGCAAGCTGCGACGGCCGATGAAGCGCAACAAAATCACAGAGGGCATGTACGGCAG CACAACTGTCCTGTACATGAAGTTTTTGATACTTTGGGCCATTGTAATGGTTGCCGATTTCATGTTCATGTTCCGCTTTGAGTACTTGTGGCCATTCTGGCTACTCCTTCGCTCCGTGCACGATTCCTTCAAGTACAAGGGCCTG GCATTTTCCGTGCTGTTCGTGTGCATAGCGATAACGTCGGATCTGGTCTGTTTGTTCTTCATACCCGTTCACTGGCTGCTCTTCGTGGCCAGCACCTATGTCTGGGTGCAGTACGTCTGGCATACAG ATAAGGGCATCTGTCTGCCGACCATAATACTCTGGATGTTGTTTGTCTATCTTGAGGTTGGCATACGATGGAAGGACAGTCGCCACATGCCGCACTTGGATCTCTGCCGGCCGTTCGCAGCGCATTG CATTGGCTATCCGGTTGTAACGCTCGGATTTGGCTTCAAAAGCTATGTGGGCTACCGTATGCGTCAGCGCAAGCAGCGAGAGGTGGCCAAGGACAACGAGTTTTACATGCAGTTATTGCAGCAGGCGCTGCCCGCCGAAGAGGCCACTGAGGAGGCGACAGGAGCGGGAGCGCCAACGCCACCCAGCACCGTCGTGGTGGCCAACGGTTCGGCCACAACGCCGGCTTTGGTCGCATCCGCAACCGCAGCATCTGCGGCGGCGAACGGCATTCTGGCCACTGCCACGCAAGCACAAAACCATCATGAGCATCATCACAGCGGCGGCGCCggcgccagcagcagctcgaGCAATagtaatcatcatcatcaccaccaTCATAGTaacagcagtggcagcagcagccacaacaataacaatggcAGCGCAGGAGGAAAGGACAGCAGTTCGAATGACAGCGCAACGGTCGCATCGTCACCGACGTCTTCCGCTGCAGGGGCAGCGTCAGGTGCGTCAGCGGCTGCGTCCACGGGCTATGTCACGGCGTCGTCAGCGGGAAAGCAGTCCTTGTCGTCGTCGGCGGCATCGTCAGCAGCCAGCGCGGCCACAACAGGTGCAGCAATTACTACTTGTTCCACTTCCGTCTCAGCTCTTTCTGCCGCTATGACTGCGAATTTAGCGACACAGCAGCACtatcagcaacaacagcagtcgGGGGCGGCAGCATTCCCATCTTCTTCTGCTTCTTACTCTTCttccgcctcctcctcttctGACGGTGTCGATGCTGACGGTTGTTGTGGTG CCACCTCCAATGGTCACGCCGGTGGTTCAAGGAACCATCGACGCAGCATGGACAAGGATAACAAGCATCGCAACAACAAGGGCGACGCCGCTGCTGATAATGAGCACAACAATGGGTCGCGGCATGGGGGTAAAAATAGCAGCAACAACTATTCCCAGGCCGATGGTGGCGCTGCCACAGCAACCACAAGCGCCACATCAACTAATAGTAAGGATAAGGATAAGGAGAAGTCAGACTGGGATAGTAGTGGCAGCAACTAtccacaacagcagcagggcGGGAAGGAAAACAAGCACG ATAAAAAGGCGGGCCATGCGACGGTACCCAATGGAAGTGCTAATCATATAGAGGCCGACGAGACGGGCAGTGCGGAGCCAGCAGCTCCGGCTGAAAAGGCGCCCAAAG GGCGACGCAATCGCGGCAAAAAGGATAACAACGCAGCAAAGGACAATCACAGCCATCAGCATCAGCTGGctcaacagcagcaaaaggATAAGGACAAGGAAAAcacagccaacaacaacaacgatgCCAGCTCGGTATCCTCATCGGCCAGTTCCACCTCGAGCAACAACGCCATCGCGCACATTGCCAGCAAGGTTGTATCCAAGATCTGTGAAACTTGCCTCAAATTGGAGGCCGATGTGAAGAAGTATCGCGCCGAAATCAGCCATATGAAGCAAATCGAAAACGAGCTGCGCCAGAAGCTGGACGCCAATCTGACCAGCAAGTCATCGCTGCAGGCCAAACAGAAGGAGTGCGACGAGCTGGAGAAACGGATCCAGGAGCTGAACAATGCGCGACACTCGGACATGTTGAACCTGCAGACGGTGGAGAGGCGACTAAACGAAGAGCGCCGGCAGAAGCAATCCCTCGATGCTCAACTGGCCAACGAGAAGAAGGCGCGCAAGGTGGCCGAGGAGAAGGCAGCACGTCCCGAGTGCAGTGCCCAATGCAAGCAAAGGCGCCAGCAGATGGACGAGGAACAGAAGCGGCTGCGTGGCGAGCTGAAGCAGACTGAGGAGGCCAAACAGTTGGCTGTGGAACACGGACGGAAATATGAACAAGAG TATCGCATGCTGGAGGCGAAGCTTCGAAGCCGTGAATCGTCGCAGACCGAATCCGAGATGCTGCTGAATGCCATTGCCGCCATGCAGGACAAGAATGCAACGCTCGAGAAGAATCTATCCGCAGAGACGAGAGTCAAGCTGGACTTGTTCTCGGCTCTGGGCGCTGCCAAGCGCCAGATCGAAATATCTGACA ACCATCGTCGCTCCAAAGAGGAGGAGGTCATTGATCTCAAGGCCAAGATTGCCCAACTGCTGGCCGTGATGCCGGACAATTTGTGCATGAACACTGGCCCACATGGACCGGCCAGTAGCATTCTGCGCATGAATGACACGCCACCACTGCAGTCGGGTCCCGGACCGTCCTCGCCCATGCTCAGCCTGAGCGCTGCCGCCCAGGAGtatcagcagcatcagcagcaacagcatcaacaacatcagcagcaccagcagcatcagcaacagcagcatcagcaacagcagcagcatcagcaacaacagcatcagcaacagcagcagcatcaacagcagcagcagcatcatatTGCCGTCTCCCAGCAGCGCCTGGATCCCAATGCCAGTGTCTACACGCCCAAGACTGGCAATATGATGGTGGTGTCGCCGGTGGGCATGAACCCAAACGGAACGGATGCCTGA
- the LOC108078460 gene encoding uncharacterized protein, translating into MFVNAIYGVLEAISYGVYTFVATIWHIEEALINLMMSTFLLVLSLACHPIMVIPMILFCAYVLRNFWYRRAMKYKIDDKEGGDGGPMAGIRNTPRTPRLSIPSYRSFAAKLAEAGANDTAVQN; encoded by the exons ATGTTTGTAAACGCTATATACGGTGTGCTGGAGGCCATCTCCTATGGTGTCTATACATTTGTGGCCACCATTTGGCACATAGAAG AGGCCTTGATCAACCTAATGATGTCCACGTTCCTTTTGGTGCTGAGCCTGGCCTGCCACCCAATTATGGTCATTCCAATGATCTTGTTTTGCGCCTATGTTTTGCGTAACTTTTGGTACCGTCGCGCCATGAAATACAAGATCGATGATAAGGAGGGGGGCGATGGCGGACCGATGGCTGGAATCCGGAACACGCCTCGAACGCCGCGACTTTCCATCCCGTCCTATCGCAGCTTTGCGGCAAAACTTGCTGAGGCAGGCGCCAATGACACGGCCGTGCAAAATTGA